In Clostridiisalibacter paucivorans DSM 22131, the following are encoded in one genomic region:
- a CDS encoding permease, which translates to MIFIISYIRSYFPPERTKKILSKFNGIKGNIIASILGIVTPFCSCSSVPIFIGFIEGGVPLGLTFSFLITSPIVNEAAFAILLASFGWQLAILYVITGVIVGVAGGVIIGRLNLESEVEGYVYEIDMGETEIERLTKRQRIDFAIENIKEIIGRVWLYLIIGIGIGAWIHGWAPESLLARYAGPNNPLAVFAAVIIGIPLYSNALGTIPIAEALIGKGVGIGTAMSFMMATTALSLPEMILLRKVIKPKLISYFVIITGISIIVVGYLFNFIYHILV; encoded by the coding sequence ATGATTTTTATTATTTCTTATATTAGGAGTTATTTTCCTCCAGAGAGAACAAAGAAGATATTAAGTAAATTCAATGGTATTAAGGGTAATATCATTGCATCTATATTAGGGATTGTAACCCCTTTCTGTTCATGTTCCTCAGTTCCAATTTTTATAGGATTTATTGAAGGAGGAGTACCATTAGGACTGACATTTTCTTTTTTAATAACATCTCCAATTGTAAATGAAGCTGCCTTTGCCATATTACTGGCCTCCTTTGGGTGGCAGTTGGCTATATTATATGTAATTACAGGTGTAATAGTAGGTGTAGCAGGAGGAGTTATAATAGGAAGATTAAATTTAGAAAGTGAAGTTGAGGGATATGTATATGAAATTGATATGGGTGAAACAGAAATAGAAAGATTGACAAAAAGACAGAGAATAGATTTTGCTATAGAGAATATTAAAGAAATTATAGGAAGAGTATGGCTATACTTAATAATAGGTATAGGCATAGGTGCATGGATACATGGGTGGGCACCAGAATCATTGTTGGCAAGATATGCAGGGCCTAATAATCCCTTGGCAGTATTTGCAGCTGTGATTATAGGTATACCTCTGTATTCCAATGCATTAGGAACTATACCTATAGCTGAGGCACTTATAGGAAAGGGAGTGGGTATAGGAACTGCTATGTCATTTATGATGGCCACAACTGCATTGTCTTTACCAGAGATGATACTTCTTAGAAAAGTCATAAAGCCTAAGCTTATATCTTATTTTGTTATAATAACAGGTATATCAATAATAGTGGTAGGATATTTATTTAATTTCATTTATCATATTTTAGTATAA
- a CDS encoding ABC transporter ATP-binding protein, whose product MNYKKIVEINNLSVIYHTLKGETKAIDNISLDIHHGEIVVLVGPSGCGKSTLLSAIAGLLTPSNGKVLLNGKQTNGINKNIGYMFQKDYLFEWRTILENTLIGLEIQKKLNDKSKAFVEKLLNTYGLGDFKYYYPHQLSGGMRQRVSLIRTLATNPELLLLDEPFSALDYQTRLAISDEIGSILKKEKKTAIMVTHDIAEAISSIWLINKFVQINYPD is encoded by the coding sequence ATGAATTATAAAAAAATAGTTGAAATAAATAATTTATCTGTTATCTATCACACTTTAAAAGGTGAAACCAAGGCTATAGACAATATCTCTTTAGATATTCATCATGGTGAAATTGTTGTGTTAGTAGGACCTAGTGGCTGTGGTAAATCCACTCTTTTATCAGCCATAGCAGGTCTTTTAACTCCATCCAATGGAAAGGTTTTATTAAATGGAAAACAAACCAATGGTATTAATAAGAATATAGGATATATGTTTCAAAAAGATTATCTTTTTGAATGGAGAACTATTTTAGAAAATACATTGATAGGACTAGAAATACAAAAAAAATTAAATGACAAATCTAAAGCCTTTGTAGAAAAGTTATTAAACACCTATGGATTGGGTGATTTTAAATATTATTACCCTCACCAACTTTCAGGTGGAATGAGACAAAGGGTATCACTTATTCGCACTTTAGCTACAAATCCTGAACTGTTATTACTTGATGAACCCTTCTCTGCTCTGGACTATCAAACTAGGCTGGCCATCTCTGATGAGATTGGAAGTATATTGAAGAAAGAAAAAAAGACAGCAATAATGGTAACACATGATATAGCAGAAGCTATATCTAGCATATGGTTGATAAATAAATTTGTCCAAATAAATTACCCAGACTAA
- a CDS encoding ArsR/SmtB family transcription factor, protein MFLDDIEVKIFKALGHPVRLKIVKKLMKGTLCVCELNEDVDFSQSNLSQHLRVLRDADILSYERDGARINYSIKNKEITDIINIIEKMIIKDFKKIVNGQGD, encoded by the coding sequence ATGTTTCTAGATGATATAGAAGTAAAAATATTTAAGGCTTTGGGCCACCCTGTGAGGTTGAAGATAGTAAAAAAACTTATGAAAGGTACACTATGTGTATGTGAATTAAATGAAGATGTTGACTTTTCTCAATCTAATTTATCACAACATTTGAGAGTTTTGAGAGATGCAGATATATTAAGTTATGAGAGAGATGGTGCTCGTATAAATTATAGTATCAAAAATAAAGAGATAACAGATATTATTAATATAATAGAAAAGATGATTATAAAGGATTTTAAAAAAATAGTAAATGGACAGGGTGATTAA
- a CDS encoding thioredoxin family protein: protein MEIKILGGGCTNCKKLEQNTEEALRDLNIKASINKVEDFKEIMKYGVMKTPALVVNEQVLVKGRVPKVSEIKKLLK from the coding sequence ATGGAAATAAAAATTTTAGGTGGAGGATGTACAAATTGTAAAAAGTTAGAACAGAATACCGAGGAGGCATTAAGAGATTTAAATATAAAGGCATCTATAAATAAAGTGGAAGATTTTAAAGAGATAATGAAATATGGAGTGATGAAAACTCCGGCATTGGTAGTGAATGAGCAAGTTTTAGTTAAGGGAAGAGTGCCAAAAGTAAGTGAAATTAAAAAATTATTGAAATAA